One window of Perca flavescens isolate YP-PL-M2 chromosome 6, PFLA_1.0, whole genome shotgun sequence genomic DNA carries:
- the adcy3a gene encoding adenylate cyclase type 3, translating to MPRNRAFSEPEYSAEYSADCSVTLPSDPGQAVGRSNEVTVRSSGCCLCLPRFMRLTFAPDSLENLYQTYFRRQRHETLLVLVVFAALFDSYIIVMCTVVYTTDKLASVLVASMGLAADIILYLLCRFGLLPDRISRRVVPYALWVLIAAQIFCYLGLNYARFHQASDTVGWQAFFSFSFFLTLPLRLTPIVLITTVSCGVHTLVLGVTIAQQQQEDIQGAALGRQLLANIVIYVCAITVGVMSYYMADRKHRKAFLEARQSLEVKLNLEEQSQQQERLLLSILPKHIADEMLQDMKKEPSQKEMQQFNTMYMYRHENVSILFADIVGFTQLSSSCSAQELVKLLNELFARFDKLAAKYHQLRIKILGDCYYCICGLPDYREDHAACSIMMGLAMVEAISYVREKTQTDVDMRVGVHSGTVLGGVLGQKRWQYDVWSTDVTVANKMEAGGIPGRVHISQSTMECLHGEFDAEPGNGGDRCDYLRERGIETYLVVVPKGPVGKNGINGVKLSVTSSNGNSPLLINTTECNGSVNTACTTPEEPEELDTRVVNPSFPNPRRRLRLRDLAERVIDAQENEQELNKLLNEALLERETVQALKGKHTNRLSLRFVDPDLETRYSVEKEKQSGAAFCCSCVVLLFTAAMEALIDPWLIANYITFVVGEVLLLILTICSLAAIFPRVFPKKLVSFSTWIDHTRWARNTWAMAAIFILTMADITDMLSCLPRAPDSGSTTVAPSSSSSSSSSSSWSGPDGCLDNPKYYSYIAVLALMATTMLVQVSHMVKLTLMLLITVATGIVNIYCWRDIFDRYDMARFQDYSSYLVPSKFTMTIMIFIMMVSFYYFSRHVEKLARTLFLWKIEVHEQKEKVYEMRRWNEALVTNMLPEHVARHFLGSKKRDEELYSQSYDEIGVMFASIPNFSDFYTEESINNGGIECLRFLNEIISDFDSLLDEPQFRCITKIKTIGSTYMAASGVTPDVSNGYSCLKKEEQSDRERWQHLADLADFALAMKVTLMNINYQSFNNFMLRIGLNKGGVLAGVIGARKPHYDIWGNTVNVASRMESTGVMGNIQVVEDCYNILKEYGFRFVRRGPIFVKGKGELLTYFLKGRDKQGSFINGSSVTLPHQVVDS from the exons ATGCCTAGGAACCGAGCCTTTTCCGAGCCGGAATATTCGGCGGAGTATTCGGCAGACTGCTCGGTGACGCTGCCCTCTGACCCCGGGCAGGCAGTTGGGCGCTCAAACGAGGTCACGGTTCGGAGCTCAGGATGCTGCCTCTGCCTGCCGCGGTTCATGCGCCTCACCTTTGCGCCTGACTCTCTGGAGAACCTCTACCAGACCTACTTCAGACGGCAGAGACACGAAACCCTGCTGGTGCTCGTCGTGTTCGCCGCCCTCTTCGACAGCTACATCATCGTCATGTGTACGGTGGTCTACACCACTGACAAGCTGGCTTCCGTTTTAGTGGCATCAATGGGACTGGCGGCAGATATTATCCTCTACTTGCTGTGTCGCTTTGGGCTGCTGCCGGATCGCATCTCGAGACGGGTGGTGCCCTATGCCCTGTGGGTGCTCATAGCAGCTCAGATATTCTGCTACCTGGGTCTGAACTATGCTCGCTTCCACCAGGCTAGTGACACGGTGGGCTGGCAGGCTTTCTTCAGCTTCTCATTTTTTCTGACTCTGCCTTTGAGGCTAACACCAATCGTTCTCATCACTACTGTATCCTGCGGGGTCCACACCCTGGTTCTGGGCGTCACTATcgcccagcagcagcaggaggacaTCCAGGGTGCAGCACTTGGTAGACAG CTGCTGGCCAACATAGTGATCTATGTTTGTGCCATCACTGTGGGCGTCATGTCGTACTACATGGCTGACCGGAAGCATCGGAAGGCCTTTCTGGAGGCGAGACAGTCACTGGAAGTCAAACTCAACCTGGAGGAGCAGAGTCAGCAACAG GAACGTCTGCTACTCTCCATCCTTCCAAAGCACATAGCTGATGAGATGCTTCAGGACATGAAGAAGGAGCCCAGTCAGAAAGAGATGCAGCAGTTCAACACCATGTACATGTACAGACACGAAAACGTCAG TATTTTGTTTGCAGACATCGTAGGCTTCACACAGCTATCATCGTCCTGCAGCGCTCAGGAGCTGGTCAAACTGCTCAATGAGCTCTTTGCTCGCTTTGACAAACTGGCTGCA AAATATCACCAACTGAGGATCAAGATCCTGGGAGACTGCTactactgtatctgtgggctgccGGACTACAGAGAGGACCACGCTGCATGCTCTATCATGATGGGTCTGGCCATGGTGGAGGCCATCTC GTATGTCCGGGAGAAAACTCAGACAGATGTTGACATGCGGGTTGGAGTGCACAGTGGTACAGTCCTGGGGGGAGTACTGGGTCAGAAACGCTGGCAGTATGACGTCTGGTCCACAGATGTCACTGTAGCCAACAAAATGGAGGCTGGAGGGATACCAGG TCGCGTCCACATCTCACAGAGCACCATGGAGTGTCTTCATGGTGAGTTTGATGCTGAGCCAGGGAACGGAGGTGACCGCTGTGACTACCTGAGAGAGCGGGGCATCGAGACCTACCTAGTGGTTGTTCCTAAAGGACCTGTGGGGAAGAATGGCATCAATGGTGTA AAGTTGTCTGTTACCTCTTCCAATGGAAACTCCCCACTCTTGATCAACACTACAGAGTGTAACGGCAGCGTCAACACAGCCTGCACCACACCAGAGGAACCTGAAGAACTGGATACAAGG GTGGTGAATCCATCTTTCCCTAACCCTCGGAGAAGGCTGCGACTGCGGGACCTGGCTGAAAGGGTGATTGACGCTCAGGAGAATGAACAGGAGCTCAACAAACTGCTTAATGAGGCTctgctggagagagagacagtccaAGC TCTGAAGGGAAAACACACCAACAGGCTCTCCTTGAGGTTTGTGGATCCGGACCTGGAGACTCGTTACTCTGTGGAGAAGGAGAAACAGAGCGGAGCTGCCTTCTGCTGCTCCTGTGTGGTCCTGCTCTTTACTGCAGCTATGGAGGCCCTCATAGATCCTTG gcTGATTGCAAACTACATCACCTTTGTAGTGGGAGAAGTCCTCCTGCTCATCCTGACAATCTGTTCTCTGGCCGCCATCTTCCCTAGA GTCTTTCCCAAGAAGCTGGTGTCTTTCTCCACCTGGATCGACCACACCCGCTGGGCTCGTAACACCTGGGCCATGGCTGCCATCTTCATCCTCACCATGGCCGACATCACGGACATG TTGAGTTGTCTGCCTCGAGCCCCAGACTCAGGCAGCACTACAGtagctccctcctcctcctcttcctcctcttcctcctcttcctggtCTGGCCCTGACGGTTGCCTGGACAACCCGAAATATTACAGCTACATCGCTGTGCTGGCGCTGATGGCCACCACAATGCTGGTTCAGGTCAGTCACATGGTCAAGCTCACACTGATGCTGCTCATCACAGTGGCCACCGGCATTGTTAACATCTACTGCTGGAGGGACATCTTCGACCGTTATGACATGGCCCGCTTCCAGGACTACAG TTCATACCTGGTGCCCTCCAAGTTCACAATGACAATTATGATCTTCATTATGATGGTCAGCTTCTATTATTTCTCCCGACAT GTGGAGAAGCTCGCCCGCACCCTTTTCCTGTGGAAGATTGAGGTCCATGAGCAGAAGGAGAAAGTGTATGAGATGAGGCGCTGGAATGAAGCACTAGTGACCAACATGCTACCTGAACATGTTGCTCGACACTTCCTGGGCTCCAAGAAAAGGGACGAG GAGTTGTACAGCCAGTCCTACGATGAGATTGGAGTCATGTTTGCCTCAATTCCCAACTTCTCTGACTTCTACACAGAGGAGAGCATCAATAATGGAGGGATTGAATGCTTACGGTTCCTTAATGAGATCATCTCAGACTTTGACAGT CTGCTGGATGAGCCTCAGTTCCGCTGCATCACCAAAATCAAGACCATCGGCAGTACCTACATGGCAGCATCAGGCGTCACCCCAGACGTCAGCAACGGCTACAGCTGCTTGAAG AAGGAGGAGCAGTCTGACAGAGAGCGCTGGCAGCACCTGGCAGACCTGGCAGACTTTGCTCTGGCCATGAAGGTCACGCTCATGAACATCAACTACCAGTCATTCAACAACTTCATGCTACGCATTG GTCTGAATAAGGGTGGAGTGTTAGCAGGAGTGATTGGTGCCCGAAAACCCCACTACGATATCTGGGGCAACACTGTGAACGTGGCCAGTCGCATGGAGTCCACAGGGGTTATGGGAAACATTCAG GTAGTGGAGGACTGCTACAACATCCTAAAGGAGTACGGCTTCCGCTTTGTGAGAAGGGGTCCCATCTTTGTGAAGGGGAAAGGGGAACTGCTCACTTATTTTTTGAAGGGAAGAGACAAACAAGGCTCATTTATCAACGGCTCCTCTGTCACCCTGCCACATCAGGTGGTGGACAGCTaa